CGCCACAACCTATCTACATGAGAGATTTTAGTTATTCTATCGACAATCCACGTCAGGAAATAGCACATCATATTGCTAAAGTTTCGGCTTTCAAGCGTTTTGAGCATTTTGGTAAAGTATCGGCAACCTATAGTTTCCAATACAATCATCGACAAGAATTCGATATCCGTCGTGGAGATCTTAAGAATACGCCGAGTATGGATTTGGAATTGATAACCCATCAATTAAATCTAAACGATTTGCTGGAACGCGAAAAATGGTCTTTAGAAACTGGCATCGACTTGATATATCAGAACAACTATTCGAATCCGAAAACCCAAAGTCGTCGTTTGGTTCCTAATTATGATAAATATTCGGGAGGCCTATATTCAATTTTTAAATATAAAATCGCAAATAACTTTCAAGCGGAAATCGGTGCACGTTATGATGTAACACATTATAATGTAACGAAATGGTATGACATCAAAGATTGGACAACTAACTATGCTAAAGATTTTTCGGAATTTTATGTAAGAACCAATCAAAACAGAGTTTTGACCAATCCTATCCTCAATTATCACAATTTGTCTTATAATGCAGGATTAGACTGGAAAATTTCTCCAGAATTCAGCATCAAATTCAACTATGCAAGAGTGGAAAGAACGCCTAATATTGCAGAACTTTTCGCCGAGGGTCTTCACCACTCTGCTGCTATTATTGAAAAAGGAAATATGCGCTTGCAAAATGAGAAAGGTAATCAGCTCAATCTTTTGATAGACGGAAAACTTCATCTGCTTGGCGGTTTAGACTTTAGTATTAATTCTTATTATTTTGCTACGAACAATTTCATCAACCAAATTCCGACAGGCATTCAGCAAGCGACACAGGTTGGGCCTTTCCCTGTTTGGGAGTATCAACAAATTAATGCTAAAATGTATGGCGTTGACTTGGACATCAATTGGAAACTGACAGACAATTTAACGTATCGCGGACGCGGCGCTTATCTTTATGGACAAGATACTACACACGATGAGCCACTTATTTTGATGATGCCAACCAATTTCAGCAACAATTTAGAATTTCATAAAAAAGAATGGAAAAACTTTAGTTTAAGTCTAGAAAACAAAACGGTGTTACGACAAAATCGTTTTCCAATACATAACTCTGAAATCGTATTTTATGAAGATGGCGAGGAAATTACGAAAACTGTGGATTTTAGCACACCGCCTGACGGATATAGCCTTTGGAATGTACAAGCTGGATTCAATTTAGCCAAAAATTTATACACTGGCGTAAGCATTCAAAATCTATTTAATAAAAGTTACCGCGATTATCTCAACCGACTCAGATATTTCTCGGACGACTTAGGACGTAACTTTATCTTCAATATTCGGTACAATTTTTAGTACAATCAAAACAATTCAAAATCAAAACTTTAAAAAAAATGAAAAATATAATTTCAATCCAAAAACTAAGTTTATTATTAATAATTTCCATCTTCACAATCCTAGTTATATCATGCAACCGGGACAACGATATAGAAGATGATTTTCCACAAGAAGAAATTACAAATATCATCTTACACATTACCCATGACGCAACAGGAACTACACAAAACTACAATTACAGTGTTGGCTCTGGATCTGCTCCGGCAATTAAACTGGAAGACGGTGCAACATACATTGTTAATGCACAATTTATGAATGGGAACGAAGATGTAACTAATGAAATTAATCTTGCCAAAGACGAACACTTTTTAATTTATGATTTCCCAAGATCCACGATTAACCTTGAACGTCTTGACATCCCAAATAAAGATGGAATAAAAATCGGTTTAAAAACAAAATGGACTGTTGTAAAAGCGGTGAAAGACTCTTCACCAAAATTAATTATGACTTTGATTCATGATCCATTATCTTCGAGCGAGGCACAAAACGGCAGCGCATGGGGAAGCATCTCAGGTGGCGAAACCGACTCGGAAGCAACATACGGTATTACGAACTAAGCGATTAATAATCAGAATTTTTGCTAAGATGAATTCAATTTAAACCAAAAAATTAAAATTAACATATTTTATGAGCGATTTGCTGACATTAGACCCAAGTTTAATTTTGCGAATCGCTCTTTTTTGACTATTTTTGCAAACTAAAATTTCAATTATTAAACATGAACGTTACAGCACAAAATCACGATGAAGTAAGTGCATTACTTACTGTAACATTGGATAAATCAGACTACAAAGAAAAAGTTGAAAAAACATTGATTAACTACGCTAAAAATGCGCAAGTTCCTGGATTCAGAAAAGGAAAAGTGCCATTAAGCATGGTTAAAAGACAATACGAAGCTGGTATCGCTTTTGAAGAAATCAACAAACAAGTTTCTGAAGCGTTAAACAACTATGTTAACGACAACAAACTAAGACTAGTTGGTCAACCAGTCCCTCAACCAATGAACGAGTTCGATTACAACGCAGACCAACTATCTGTAGGATTCGAGATTGGTTACGAACCAGAATTCACTATCGATCTTTCGAAATACGAAGCACCACACTTCCAAGTGGAAGCTTCTGATAAAGAAATCAACACAAGTGTAGAAAATATGCAAAAGCGTTTCGCGGAGCGTATCGCACAAGACAAAATCGGTAAAGACTCTTACGTAGCTCTAGAAGTTAAGCAAGTTGTAGAAGAAGGAGCAGAGGGCGAACACAACCACGCACCAAAACAAGTTACAGCTAGCAAAGAAACTAAAGAAGCTTACACCCTAGTAAAATCTTTGAAAAAAGACGAATCTGTAAAAGTTTCTAAAGAAGACCTTATCGCTAAAGAAGACCTTGCTAAAGAACTAGGAATTTCTAAAGACGAAGCTGAAAACATGCACCACAACGAGGTTGAAGTAACTGTTAAAGACATCTACGGTCTAGACTTAGCAGAACTTAACCAAGACATGTTTGACAAAGTTTACGGTAAAGACGAAATCAAGTCTGAAGAAGAACTTAGAGAGCGTGTTAAAAAAGAATTAGACGAGTATTTCCAACAAAACGCTGACGTATACTTCGTTAACAAAGTCTTGGAACAAATCACGGAGAAAGAAGAAATCCAACTTCCAGAAGCATTCTTGGTAAAATGGTTAATGTTCTCTAACCAAAATATCCAGTCTGAAGAGCAGGCTAAAGAAATCTTGGAAAACGAGAAAAGCCAAATCAAATACCAAATCTTGGAAGGTAAATTGATGACACAAAACGAAATCAATTTAGAATACAACGACATCTTAGCACAAGCTGAGCAATTGGTAAGAAACCAGTTAGCAATCTACGGTATCCACCACCTTTCTGACGAAGAAATCCAAAAGTACGCAGTTGAAATGCTGAAAGACGAAAACCAAATCCGTCAAATTTCCTCAGAAGTGGCAATGGCTAAGTTGAAAGACGCGATCCTTGACAAAGCTTCGAAAAAAGAAACAAAAATTTCTCACGATGAGTTTCTTGAAGAACTTAAGAAATAATTAAACTTATATTACAAAGTCCCGACACTAAATTAGTATCGGGACTTTTTTATTTGGGGCGTGCCCCGTTGTTTTCCCCTAAGCGAAGCCTTGCAAAAACAAGCGGGTCGGTCTACGCGCAGTTGCTGTTTTTGTTCGGGGCTTCCACTCCGCTCCGCCACCTCACAAAAACGAGCTCCAACAATGCGCTCCCCCCTCACGCAAATTCAGCATCAATAGAAAGATTCTCATTCTTTAGTTCATAAAAAAAACCTCTAAAAAGAGGCTTAATATAATTTATAAATTCATGAACAGTTTTGGATTAACCGGCGTATTATTTCTGTGAACTTCATAATGCAGATGTGGCCCTGTTGAACGTCCAGAATTTCCAGATTTGGCAATAACCTCACCAACCTTCACTTCTTGGTTGGCAGACACAGAAATGCTCGACAAATGTCCATACAGTGTCGCTAGACCATTGGCATGCGAAACAATCACACAGTTACCATAGCCGCCTTTTTGTCCAGCAAACAAAACCTTACCAGCCGCCGCAGCGACAACATCCGTTCCGTAAGCTACCGCGACATCAATCCCCTTATGGAACTGCATTTGGTCTTTTTCAGCAAGCGCATTTTGATCCGCTTTTGAATCGTCTTTCAAAGCAGAATTATTTGCCAAAGAAGTACTATCATTAGCTGGTTTCAATGTTTTAACAGAAGCAAAAACAGTTTTGAAAGGAATTGGATTTTTTCTAATCCCGAAGTTAGAAGAAATATAACCTGAAGTTGGAACGCCTAGCGGCACTTGTTGCAGCTTCTTCTCTAGATCCACCAAATATTGGCTATAACGATTGGACTGTTTGGAAAGGTAAACTTCGTTGGCTAAGCTATCTTTGGCAAGACTTTCAATTCTTAAATCAGACGCATTTTTTGACACCAAAAAAGCATTGATATTGCGAACCACTTGGTCCACACTTAATAGATTTTCCTTGAGCTCGCGGTGGTCAATACTATCTTTAGTAGTATTAATTTTCACGAGGTTAACTTGATAATTTTTATCATCTCTATCTGCATACAACTTACCAATAACAAAAGATTGTCCAAAAACAATCAGCAGCAAAGCCGCCAAAATAATATTTGTTTTTTTGTTACTTCTAAAAAATCTCTTCATATTTTCTATGCTTAGTATATAACTTAATAACGACCTGCAAAATTAAATATTTTTTGTAACATATAGATTTACAATATTATGTTTAACAAATTTTAATTATTTTTTAAGACTATTAAACACGGAACCCGTTATAACTATTGATTTGATATTGATTAATTTTCTTTTTAATATTATAATTGTAGCTTTGCATTATTAGTGAATTTAAGTGAATTAAAAATGGCTAAATCAAAACCATCGCAGTTGCCGATAGTCGGTGTTGTAGGAAGTGGAAGCTTTGCAACGGCAATTGTTAAAATGCTTACCGAAAACTGTAAAACGGTGCATTGGCACGTCCGAAACGAATTTGTAAAAGGTGCCATCCAATTGCGGGGACACAACCCAACTTACCTTCCAATGGTAAGCTTCAATCTTAAACAATTAAAACTAACGACCGACATCAATGAGTTGGTGGAATCTTGTGATATTATTGTTCTAGCAACGCCTTCGATTTATCTAGCTGCGACTTTAGAACATCTTAACTGCAATTATAAAGACAAGTTATTCTGTTCTGCCATCAAAGGTATTGTCCCAGAATATAATGATATTGTTGCCAATTATCTTCGTGATAAATTCCAGATTGGTTATCGCAATCAAGCTGTAATTGCTGGACCTTGTCATGCTGAAGAAGTTGCTATGGAACGTTTGTCTTATTTAACGATAGCTGCCGCAGAAGCTCAGGATTCTGAAACATTGGCTAAAATATTTTCATCGTTCTATATTAAAGTTAACCAAAGCTGCGATATTCTTGGCAATGAGTACAGTGCCATTCTAAAAAACATCTACGCCATCGGCGCTGGTATTGCAAGCGGCTTAGGCTACGGCGACAACTTCATTGCGGTGTATGTTTCGAATGCCATTCGCGAGATGGAAACTTTTTTGGAAGCCATTTATCCAGAACCGCGAGATGTTAACGAAAGCGCTTATCTTGGCGACCTTTTGGTAACAGCATACTCGTTGTTCTCGCGTAACCGAAATCTTGGAAATCTTATCGGAAAAGGCTACACCATAAAATCGGCCATCCAATCTATGAACATGGTTGCAGAAGGCTATTATGCTACCAATGGTATCTATAGCATTTGTAAAGAAAAGAAACTAAAACTTCCGATTATCAATACAATTTTCGCTGTTCTTTATGAAGAAAAAAATGCGGAAAAACAGTTTGCTAAATTAACAGACAAATTGACCTAATAATGACAAACTTCTAGCCCCGATGGCAACGGCATCCTTTGTGGTTGGCGCGAGATGACAACTAGGACTTTTGTCCAAAAGCCTTCTATCGAGCGACAAGTACAAAGATATAGTGGACAGCGGGAAAAAGCTCCTAATAATAGCGATAAATAAAATCCGCCTTTCAAAAATTTGAAAGGCGGATTTTTGTATTTTAAAAACTGAATTAAAATTCAGCGCTTTTGGGCGTTCTTGGGAAAGGGATAACGTCGCGAATATTGGTCATACCTGTGATAAACAAGACCAAACGCTCTAATCCTAAACCGAATCCTGCATGCGGCACAGACCCGAACTTGCGCGTATCGAGGTACCACCAAAGCTCTTGCTCGTCAACATGCATATCTGTCATTTTTTGTTTTAGAACATCATAACGCGCTTCACGTTCTGACCCACCGATAATCTCGCCAATGCCTGGGAACAATACGTCCATCGCGGCTACGGTTTTGTTATCTTCGTTCAACTTCATGTAAAAAGCTTTGATTTCTTTTGGATAATCGAACAATACAACTGGACTTTCGAAGTGTTTTTCAACTAAGAAACGCTCGTGCTCCGATTGTAGATCTGCGCCCCACTCTTCGATTGGATATTGGAATTTACCTTTTTTGTTTTCTTTAGAATTTAATAAAATGTCAATAGCTTCTGTGTAAGAAACTCGCTTGAAACGCTTAGATACAACATTTTGTAATTTCTCAATAAGACCTTCTTTTGCTCTTTCTTTCTCGGGTTTTGTTTTTTGTTCTTCTGCAAAACGCTTATCCAAAAATTCTAAATCATCTTTACAATTTTCAAGACAATAATTAATGACATATTTCAAGAAATCTTCTGCTAAGTCGATATTATCTTCCAAATTATTGAAAGCCACTTCTGGCTCTATCATCCAAAACTCTGCTAGGTGACGCGTTGTATTAGAATTTTCTGCACGGAAAGTAGGCCCGAATGTATAAATCCTTCCCAAGCCCATTGCAGCAGTTTCGCCCTCCAACTGACCAGAAACCGTAAGGTTAGTCTTTCTACCAAAGAAGTCCTGGCTATAGTCGATCGCGCCGTCTTCGTCTCTCGGAATATTATTTAGATCAAAATTAGTTACGCCAAACATTTCTCCCGCTCCTTCTGCATCGGCTCCCGTAACAATGGGTGTGTTGATATAGAAAAATTGGTTTTGGTTAAAATACTGGTGAATTGCAAAACTAATAGCATGACGAATTCTGAAAACGGCTCCAAACAAATTGGTTCTGAATCTAAGATGCGCTTGCTCGCGTAGTTTTTCTAAACTATGTTTTTTAGGTTGCAAAATTGTCGATTGCAATTCCTCGGTAAAGTTTTCTCCAAGAATTGTAATTTTTTTCGCAATGAGTTCTACAGTTTGCCCAGCACCTTGACTTTCTACCACTTCACCAGTTATTTTCAGAGAGGCTGCTGTATTGATATTTTTGATAATGTTTTCATCAAAATTTTCGAAGTCTACTACCACCTGCAAATTATTGATGGTAGAACCGTCGTTAAGTGCAATAAAACGATTAGAACGGAATGCTCTAACCCAACCGTAAACTGTAATGTCGTGATGTAAAACTTTCTTGTAATCTGTTAAAAGATCTTTAATTGTTTGCTTTTTCATTATCAAAAATTAATGTCCACAAAGTTATGAAATTAATATGCTTCTGCCCATTAACTATTGCAGTAAATATTTTTTTTAAGAGATTTTTCTTGTCGAATTTTTCTTGCGTGGTAACAACTAAAGTATCGTAATGCAATTTTGGAAAAAATAACAATGAAAACTCATCTTAAAAATAAACTTTAAAAATCTTTAGTAATAATTCCTAACAATTGAAATTTCAAAATCTCTAAAATAACGCAAGAAATCGCGATAGAGTTTTGTTTTTTAACACGATGAAAGAAAATAAATATTTCGAGAAACGAGATAATTTAGAAATTACTCATCTTTTTTGGAATCCGTTAAAAAAACATCCATCAAACCATCTGGCAATTGCATTTGGATATATTTTTCGTCACGGTTAACTTCAAGAATCCAATCTTTGATAATCGGAATAACAACATCACGATCTGCCAATTTTAACATAAAATAATGTTGAGCCGTTTGGTCATTCACAGATTGAATTATTCCACAAGATTTTCCATCTTCTTCGCGAATCTCGAAGCCGACAATCTCGTGATAATAAAATTGTTTACCGGACAGTTTCGGTAAAGTAGAAAGAGGAAGATAGACATCTTTCCCAAGAACCTGTTCTGCTAAAGCTTCGGTAACATTTTTGAACAAAATATTAAGCGCATCAGTCTTGCTCCAAGATGTTTTTTCAATAAAAAAAGGAACCAATAATCCGTTGATTTCAACGAATATTGATTCCAATTTATTGTAAAGTTCGGGTTGATCGGTATCCAATTTCAGGATCACGTTACCCGCTAATCCGTGCTTACGCGTAATTTTTCCTAAAAAGTAACAGTCTTCCTTACGCATAATATCAGATTATTAAGCTTCTGTATTTTCTTCAGCAGCAGCTTCTCCTTCTGCAGGGGCTTCTGTAGTTTCTTCAACTGGTGCGTTAGCAGCTTCTTCAGCAGCTTTTGCGTCAGCCTCAGCTTGTGCAACTGCAGCCAATCTAGCTTCGTTTACTTTAGCTTCAGCTTCCAAAGCAGCTTTTTTAGCATCGGCTTTTGCTTTAGCCAAACCTTCAGCTTTACCTTGTACTTTTGATTCTTTACCTTCTACCCAAGCAGCGAATCTCTTCTCAGCTTCAGCTTCATCGAAAGCACCTTTAGCAACACCACCTTGTAAGTGTTTTTTGTAAAGAGCTCCTTTGTAAGATAAAATTGCTCTAGCAGTATCAGACGGTTGAGCACCTTTGTTTAACCACTCTACAGCAGCATCAACATCCAAATTGATAGTTGCAGGGTTAGTAATAGGATTGTAAGTACCGATTTTCTCGATGAATTTACCATCTCTCTTAGCTCTTGAATCTGCTACTACGATGTGGAAAAAAGGCTTACCTTTTGACCCGTGTCTTTGTAATCTAATTTTTACTGACATATTGTTTTAATTTTTGGGATCACGTCCCGGTTAAATTTTAATAGTGTGCAAAGATAATAAATTCTTTTAATTTTAAAATTAATTATCAAAACTATTTTATTTAATCTAAAAAAATCTATCAACTACAAACCTCCCATATAGAAAAGCCCTAGACATTTTTGATTTTCTTCAATTTTCAAAGATTCTTGGAGATGATTGACCACAGCCGAAGAACTCCAATAGCACCCAATTCTGTTGGCTGTACATGTTAGATACATATTTTGCACAGCCATCGCTGTAGCAGCAATTTCTTCCCACTCGGGCACCAAAGGACTGAACTCACAAACGATAGAAATCACAATATTGGCTTTGCTTATTTTGAAACCAATATCCTGATATTTTTTCTCTAAAAAAATTTGTGGTGGCGTTGTGTCTTTATAAATCGATTGTAATTCTTCGCCTAATAACTGCTTTTCTTCACCTCGAAAAATCTTGAAACGCCAAGGTTTTGTTCTCTTATGATTGGGCGCCAAAACTGCTGCACCCAAGATATCTTCCAAAATATGCTCCGGAATTGGCGCTTCTGCGTAATCTTTTGGAAAGACACTTCTTCGCTCTTCGATGATATGTTTTAAAATTTTCGCATTTTCCATAATACAAAAATACGAATAGATTAGCGATTTTTAATTTAAGTTTTATAAATATAGTATTGTACAGCTTCCTGATTATCAAGCAATATATCTTTACAATATGTCATGCCGCAATTCTCCAAAACCTTTATTGATGCCAAATTATCTTTCATCGCACGTCCGATAATTTCGTTGAGATTCAGCACAGAAAAAGCACAATACACACAAGCCTTGGCTGTTTCGGTTGCAATGCCTTGATTCCAAAATTCTTCAAAAATATGGAAACCCAAATCCACTTCATGCGTTTGAAAATCTCTTTTCAAGCCACACCAACCTAAGCATTCTAGCCTTTGCTTATCGACAATTGCCCATCTTCCAAATCCATGTTTTGGGTATTCTTTATAATTTTGAAGAAAATTTTGCGCTTCTTCCACCTCAGAAAAAGCTTTATCACCAGTATATTTTAAAACATTAGGATTGCTATTAAGTTCAAAAAAGAATGACGCATCATTTTCTGTTAACTCTCGAAGAAAAAACGATTGGTTTCAATTATAATCTTCATTATTATAAAATCTCTTCGATACGTTGATGGATTTTATTCAAAATAAACTCGTCCCCTGCGCGCATGCCAAGCATTTTTTGAGCAATAGGACTTTCTTCCGAAATCGCATAAAACCGATCTCCTTCAAAGAAAAACTCACCTAACGACACCGAAATATAAAATCTCGCTTTATTGGTAATAACAACAGAACCCAATTGTACTTTCTCAAACTCGGTATTCACCACTTTTGCCATCGCTTTTTGCATAGTATAAAAACCGCCCAACTGCTTTTGCAGTTGATAAATCTCTTCCTGAGCTTCCTCTCGGACGCTATCATATTTTGGCGTTTTCTTAATATCGCGACTTGCTTCTATTGTAAAATCAATAAACTTTTCAAGCTTACTAATTTTCTCCGAAAGCATTGTCATAATGTGGCTTCGCAACGCACTTTTCACATAGCCTAACTTCTGCATAAACATTAATATTTAAACTAAATATAAAACAATTTAATAAAAAGATTAATCCGAATCATAGGTTTTTACTATTCACAAAAAATTATAAAGAAATTCCCCCGAATCGTATAAAACTTCCTACCAGCAAAAATCCAACGCCCAACAAAGTCACACAAATAATATGAAAAGCCATTAAAGGAAGGCTTTTAGGAGACAATTTAGGAAGCACAAAAAAGTTGGCGCTTATCGCAAACATCACCGTAATCAATAGAAATAAAAGCTTAATAGAAATTGCTGTTTCCAAAGGATTCGAATAATGAAACCAATCCTGAAATTTCACCCCAAATTGATACGACATCCAAACGCCAGTAATCACCATCACCAAAAGCGCGGGAATGCCTATTTTCTCGTATTTTCTTTCAAAATTTAAAAGAATTTCGGGGTCTTTTTTCTTTAAAACTTCTGGTAAAATTCCTATCGCCAAAACCAAATGTCCGCCCACCCAAATGCAGGCTCCCAAAAGGTGAAATATTAAAAGTAAATGATGTGACATTTTCAAAAATTATACCTCAAAAATACTCATTTTCTAGCTTAATTCTTAAGTTTTGGGCGCAAAATTCCGGCTGTCACTAGTCGCTTTCCAAGCCTTTGCTCAGCCAAGCTTTTGGAAGAGCTCCAACATGCCGTTCCATCCGGTGCGCAATTTTGTCATAAATTGACATTTGGGCATTATCTTTGAGAAAATATAATTTGTCATTTTGAACGAACATTGAGCTTGTCGAAATGAAAGTGAGAAATCTTAAAACTAGATTCATCGTTCCTTGGAATCACAAAAAAAAAAGAATTAATACAAAAAAAATATGAACATACTAACTCAAAACTTCAATACACCATTTCATACCGCACCTTTTGATCAAATAAAAAACGAAGATTATCTTCCCGCATTCAAAGAATTAATTTCAGAATCTGAGAAAGAAATCAACGATATTGTCAACAATCCAGCAGCGCCAACTTTTGAAAACACCATCGAAGCCATGGCATATTCGGGAGAAAAACTGGATGTGGTTTCCAATATTTTTTTCAATCTCAATTCCGCAGAAACCAATGATGAAATCCAAAAGATTGCACAAGAAGTTTCCCCACTTTTAACAGAATTTTCATCTAAAATTTCTCAAAACGAAAAACTCTTCGAAAGAATTAAAAAAGTGTTTGACGAAATGAGTTTACGAATTCCATCTGACAAAAAAAATCAAGATAAAAGTGCAGATGAAAAAGACAATTACAAGCTCAACGAAGAACAACAAATGCTTCTTAATGAGACTTACAAAGGTTTTGTAAGAAGTGGCGCTTTGCTGAATGAGGAGGATAAAAAGAAATTGGAGAAAATTAATATCGATTTATCCACGAAGTCGCTTCAGTTTGGACAAAATGCTTTGGCCGCAACCAATGCATATTTCAAACATATCACCAAAAAAGACGATTTGGCGGGAATTCCAGACGCGATTTTGTCTCAATATGAAGAGGAAGCTAAAGAAAGAAAGTTGGAAGGCTGGGTAGTCACTTTGCAATATCCGAGCTATGTTCCGTTCATGACTTATGCTGAAAATCGCGAATTAAGAAAGGAATTAGCGCTTGCTAACGGAAAAAAATCTTTCGATGGTGGCGAATTAGACAATCAGAATCTCATCAAAGAAATCATCACTTTAAAACAACAAAAAGCAGAATTGTTGGGCTATAAAAACTATGCTGACTACGTTTTAGAAGAAAGAATGGCAAAATCTCCAACCAAAGTTTTAGATTTTTTAAATGAACTTTTGATTAAAGCAACGCCTTACGCGCAAAAAGAAATTGAGGAATTAAAAACTCTTGCAAAAGCCGACGGAATCGGGGAAATGCAAAGTTACGACCACGCTTTTTACGCTGAAAAATTGCGTAAAGCGAAATACGATTTCAATGATGAGGAATTGAAACCTTATTTCCCGTTAAATCAAGTTCAGGATGCAGTTTTCACATTAGCAGGAAAACTTTTCGGACTGACTTTTAAAGAAGTTCACAATATTCCAAAATACCATGCTGATGTTCAAACCTATGAAGTTTATGAAGTTCAGAATCAAGAGCCAAGAGCCAAGAGTCAAGAATCAAGAGCCAAGAATCAAGATAACGAAAACCAACAGCCAATAACTGACA
This genomic stretch from Chryseobacterium sp. POL2 harbors:
- a CDS encoding copper resistance protein CopD; this encodes MSHHLLLIFHLLGACIWVGGHLVLAIGILPEVLKKKDPEILLNFERKYEKIGIPALLVMVITGVWMSYQFGVKFQDWFHYSNPLETAISIKLLFLLITVMFAISANFFVLPKLSPKSLPLMAFHIICVTLLGVGFLLVGSFIRFGGISL
- a CDS encoding M3 family metallopeptidase, with the protein product MNILTQNFNTPFHTAPFDQIKNEDYLPAFKELISESEKEINDIVNNPAAPTFENTIEAMAYSGEKLDVVSNIFFNLNSAETNDEIQKIAQEVSPLLTEFSSKISQNEKLFERIKKVFDEMSLRIPSDKKNQDKSADEKDNYKLNEEQQMLLNETYKGFVRSGALLNEEDKKKLEKINIDLSTKSLQFGQNALAATNAYFKHITKKDDLAGIPDAILSQYEEEAKERKLEGWVVTLQYPSYVPFMTYAENRELRKELALANGKKSFDGGELDNQNLIKEIITLKQQKAELLGYKNYADYVLEERMAKSPTKVLDFLNELLIKATPYAQKEIEELKTLAKADGIGEMQSYDHAFYAEKLRKAKYDFNDEELKPYFPLNQVQDAVFTLAGKLFGLTFKEVHNIPKYHADVQTYEVYEVQNQEPRAKSQESRAKNQDNENQQPITDNQQLKAILYTDYFPRKGKRAGAWMTSYKNQYTKNGENSRPHISIVCNFSKPTKDTPSLLTFQEVTTLFHEFGHALHGMLANTQYPNLSGTSVKWDFVELPSQFLENFCYEPEFLKTFAKHYQTEEVLPNDKIEKIEQSKNFMEGYQTLRQLGFGLLDMAYHTHPEEVNDIKSFEDAQTLKTSLYPVNPETAMSPTFSHIFQGGYSAGYYSYKWAEVLDADAFAYFKETGIFNPETAAKYKVLLSSGGTKDPMELYKAFRGSEPQVESLLKRAFGE